Proteins encoded by one window of Cylindrospermum stagnale PCC 7417:
- a CDS encoding DUF1611 domain-containing protein yields MRLPLNQKIAILLHEGVSGVSGKTGLSVLRYSDAPIVAVIDRECVGQSLPELTGIKRDVPIVASVAAALEYKPEVLVIGIAPKGGAVPDDYWPELKDALEAGMSLVNGLHTPLGNIPELKALLKPGQLIWDVRKEPPNLDVATAMARTLPCRRVLTVGTDMAIGKMSTSLEMHWASKLRGWRSKFLATGQTGLMLEGDGVALDAVRVDFAAGAVEQTIMRFGKNYDILHIEGQGSLLHPGSTATLPLIRGSQPTQLVLVHRAGQVHVRNFPHVLIPPLPEVIRLYEAVAGAGGAFAPVPVVAIALNTRDLDEERARDAIAQTTSETGLPCTDPVRFGAGMLLDAVMQS; encoded by the coding sequence GTGCGTCTGCCGCTTAATCAAAAAATAGCTATTCTGCTGCATGAAGGTGTTAGTGGGGTTTCTGGCAAAACTGGTTTATCAGTTTTACGCTACAGCGACGCCCCGATTGTTGCAGTCATTGACCGCGAGTGTGTGGGCCAATCTTTGCCAGAGTTAACAGGTATCAAGCGTGATGTGCCGATTGTGGCATCGGTAGCCGCAGCTTTGGAGTATAAGCCGGAAGTTTTGGTAATTGGCATTGCCCCGAAAGGTGGTGCTGTACCAGATGATTACTGGCCTGAACTCAAAGATGCCCTAGAAGCTGGGATGTCTTTGGTGAATGGTTTACACACTCCCTTGGGAAATATACCTGAGTTAAAAGCATTGCTGAAACCAGGGCAATTAATTTGGGATGTGCGGAAAGAACCACCTAATTTAGATGTGGCAACGGCCATGGCCCGCACTCTGCCTTGTCGGCGGGTGTTGACTGTGGGCACCGATATGGCGATCGGTAAAATGTCAACTAGCTTAGAAATGCATTGGGCATCAAAGTTGCGTGGTTGGCGTTCTAAGTTTCTGGCAACCGGTCAAACTGGTTTGATGTTAGAAGGGGATGGTGTCGCTTTAGATGCTGTGCGGGTAGATTTTGCTGCCGGTGCTGTAGAACAGACTATTATGCGCTTTGGTAAGAACTACGACATCTTACACATTGAAGGACAAGGTTCACTGCTGCACCCTGGTTCAACAGCCACTTTACCCCTGATTCGTGGTTCCCAACCCACGCAACTGGTGCTAGTACATCGGGCCGGACAGGTTCATGTGCGGAATTTTCCCCATGTCTTGATTCCCCCATTACCAGAGGTAATTCGGCTATATGAAGCTGTGGCTGGTGCGGGGGGCGCTTTTGCACCTGTGCCTGTGGTGGCTATAGCTTTGAACACCAGGGATTTGGATGAGGAAAGGGCGCGGGATGCGATCGCGCAAACAACATCAGAAACCGGTCTACCCTGCACAGATCCAGTGCGCTTTGGTGCTGGGATGCTGTTAGATGCGGTAATGCAAAGTTAG